A genomic stretch from Asterias rubens chromosome 7, eAstRub1.3, whole genome shotgun sequence includes:
- the LOC117292395 gene encoding muscarinic acetylcholine receptor M3-like: protein MSLHGFGNQTFQGLPSDMMTTDIWITLEGSLTMTQNDTFYDGDNDVNGTFEVPRQNDEDVGLIWDTGKIIIAVVSIVVSTITVMGNLLVLYAFCAERRLRTYTNYYIVGLSISDLVAGAFTMPMYSIYWVLGNWPFGEALCDIYLYLNHAFIHITVLGILVLAVDRYQAVSRPLKHLQKRTLRHASAMIFISYAIPFFIWLPYTILWPYFVGERRITPGLCFPQYIKDSFFFTILAPIVLFWIPLPITSVLYWRIYMVIRSASTQRRGPVMLQELSTSSSRVPTVTGDEKVPNISVEVSSQDRNLNPQILHNTDIESNQNLGHENPGFFPGEEQQPELQSNTRPSTLITPEVGSTRSAPVPQPNPQVGKDRESSKESNRATRTLTLIFIVLMVSSIPWSIIVLIQSLCPTCLPLVLYQTSVFVVHMNSTVNPFCYAIANPLYMDAFMNLVCCGRRTRRRDSHVQGSNIKR, encoded by the exons ATGTCTTTACATGGGTTTGGTAACCAAACTTTCCAGGGCCTCCCATCAGATATGATGACAACCGACATATGGATAACGCTTGAGGGGAGTTTAACCATGACACAAAATGACACATTTTACGACGGTGACAATGACGTCAACGGAACCTTTGAGGTGCCTCGGCAAAATGACGAAGATGTTGGTTTAATTTGGGATACGGGAAAGATAATCATTGCTGTTGTGAGTATAGTGGTATCGACTATCACTGTTATGGGCAACCTCCTTGTCCTGTATGCGTTCTGTGCCGAGCGTCGCTTACGCACCTACACCAATTACTACATCGTAGGTCTGTCTATATCAGACCTGGTTGCAGGAGCATTCACTATGCCCATGTACAGTATATATTGGGTTCTTGGGAACTGGCCATTCGGGGAAGCACTTTGTGATATCTACCTGTATCTCAATCATGCATTTATCCATATCACTGTATTGGGTATCCTCGTCCTGGCCGTCGATCGCTACCAGGCCGTATCGCGACCCTTGAAGCACCTGCAGAAACGCACGTTGCGTCACGCAAGTGCCATGATCTTCATCTCGTACGCGATCCCGTTCTTCATATGGTTACCGTACACTATTCTCTGGCCGTACTTTGTCGGTGAACGTCGCATAACTCCCGGTCTGTGCTTTCCTCAGTACATTAAAGACAGTTTCTTCTTTACCATCTTGGCCCCCATTGTCTTATTTTGGATCCCCTTGCCCATAACATCTGTGCTGTACTGGCGCATCTACATGGTCATCCGGAGCGCGAGTACCCAACGCAGAGGTCCAGTGATGCTGCAGGAGCTGAGCACGAGCTCAAGCAGAGTCCCGACAGTGACGGGTGATGAAAAAGTCCCGAACATAAGCGTGGAAGTTTCATCTCAAGACCGAAATCTCAACCCACAGATCTTACATAACACCGACATTGAAAGCAACCAGAACTTAGGTCATGAAAACCCGGGGTTCTTTCCAGGCGAAGAACAGCAACCAGAACTTCAAAGTAATACTAGACCGTCAACACTCATCACACCCGAAGTCGGTAGCACCAGGTCGGCCCCCGTCCCTCAGCCCAACCCACAGGTGGGAAAAGACCGAGAGAGCAGCAAGGAAAGCAACAGAGCTACCCGTACACTGACCCTCATCTTCATTGTGCTAATGGTATCCTCGATACCATGGTCTATCATCGTGCTTATACAGAGCCTCTGCCCGACATGCTTGCCACTTGTTTTGTATCAG ACCAGCGTGTTTGTTGTACACATGAACAGCACCGTGAACCCGTTCTGCTACGCCATAGCCAACCCACTGTACATGGATGCATTTATGAATCTTGTTTGCTGCGGTAGACGCACCAGACGCAGAGATAGTCACGTTCAAGGGAGTAATATTAAACGCTGA